A window from Cryptomeria japonica chromosome 1, Sugi_1.0, whole genome shotgun sequence encodes these proteins:
- the LOC131075769 gene encoding 36.4 kDa proline-rich protein has translation MKMRKGAALVVMLMICFAINMGPLVEGTKCPPPPKAHSSPSHPPPSSSGGGSCPLNALKLGACVDVLGGLVHVGLGDPAVNTCCPVLQGVLELEAALCLCTTIRAKLLNLNVILPLALELFVQCGLNPPPGFKCPPLS, from the coding sequence atgaaaatgagaaagggtgcagcATTGGTGGTGATGCTGATGATTTGCTTTGCAATCAATATGGGTCCTCTAGTAGAAGGAACTAAGTGTCCTCCACCTCCCAAAGCTCATTCTTCTCCTTCCCATCCTCCTCCAAGTTCATCAGGTGGTGGGAGTTGTCCTCTAAATGCATTGAAGTTAGGAGCTTGTGTGGATGTGCTTGGAGGGCTGGTTCATGTTGGCCTTGGAGATCCTGCTGTCAATACTTGCTGTCCCGTTCTGCAAGGCGTTTTGGAATTGGAGGCTGCACTGTGTTTGTGTACAACCATTCGGGCGAAGCTTCTGAACCTCAATGTCATCCTTCCCCTTGCTCTTGAACTCTTTGTTCAATGTGGCCTCAACCCTCCTCCTGGATTCAAATGCCCACCTCTTAGTTAA